The nucleotide sequence CCCATGGGACCCAGCTGTCGGCGCCTATGGGTGTACTGTGCTCGGGTGCATCTAGTATTTTGGGGTTATTCACTGATTTAGTTTATTTGTTTTCAGATTTTGAATGCAATCTTGCAAAAATCACatcttgagctaggagtgtccaaatggagtgaaccaaattttgttagcttcatcttgaaatgcactatttgataaaaatatgaaactttctATTTGGAGTAGTTTTCTATGTGAATTAAATTAAGTTGGATAAGTGTTTTCAAAAAGGCctttatcttgtaaaatgcataacttgagttcgAAATATGAGAAAAATGTGAtcccaattttgctagtcttgtttTGATATGttgtagctaggaaaaatatgaaacccacAGTTGACATGCTTGGGATATGATTTCTTATTTTGGCTTAATGAAATGCTAGTTCTTGTGAAATTAATCATGGTAGATTTATGTAACCTATGGACATAAATTAATTTTCATAGTATACTGGTGTCATAATGAATATAAGAAAAAAtagtaaatctattgcttgacacatttTACTATGCTAAGTATGTTTAAGTGGCTATAAAGCATGTaacttgtaatttttgtagaggttgttgtGCTtgttcaaatggcatgaaattttaacaGCAGTCTCTTGAGAGCATGTATAAGCTGCTGTAATTTTTACAGCATTTTCTGTGCAATAGAAGTAGAAGTTCCAATTTTCATCCaaattaaataaattaataaaggcttaTATAGAATTGATTTAGGTCCAACCATTATACCTTTCAACATGTTGGTGACATATATAATCTGTTGGTATAGTTGGTTGTGACCAATTTTTATTGGGTATATGCAGTTATAcatttattgctctataattcaattgcaTCTAGTCCTTAAATTGTTTGCTTTGTTTGAGCATGATGCTTGTTAAATTAGAtgattaggctaattaagataagttgttagcTGCAGGTGATAGACatcttaatgatgatgaacaactctatcttaggttgctaaaacatggtgagtgtatgttgctttactagagaggagatatgcacctacttagtaaactaAAAGTTatctactagagaagagatatgcgctTACTCAAATAAAGCAAAGTAATCTTGCCATCATCTTGTTATGTTGTTGCTAAAATGTATATGCATTTTGTCATACCATACTTACACTTCATCCCTTGTGCATTCGCTATATTTATCTATACcttcatacatataggatcgccaGAGGGGAtaacgcttctggaattcgaggcAGTGAGAGAGAAGGACCAGCAGAAGACCCAGCCATAGGAAGTTCTAGAAGGCAAAGAATTTGTCCCGAAAGATTTACTTGAGTTGACGAACCATAAGCCCTCGTCttacttgaaaggcaagccctggagcattctaagcctcccatgttttataaatatcaacttgagtcctttatgtttgatgcattaggttattggagttgattgaaaccacttgatgcatataatttccttgtcccaaaatataccttgaaccctatgtaggtctaggatcgaatatatgcttagccatgcttagtcaatagaagtcgggtgatttcctgtcacctacgagatataggtggataccaaatcacgattgactatatttgctattgtgtaaaagaaccatgggatgatgtaaatggaggccagacAAAGTCTATGTAGTAGGGGAAACTAATGTGATtttgtctgtgccgattaaggaccgcattATTGTTGGTCCTTGGTCattttgaacacatgcctctcacttagctggccagataactcattccgactgtgaagccgagtagctccactcaggtcgggccctgttctataaaagtgtgcactctagatggtagcaAGGATGTGCgtggagccagacatgagcccaagggtaggctgggcctgaccatcccggcagctggttgtccctggttgtgcggcgctgatcgaacctgcgaaatatgtacctgagttgtatcaaaggtgacctaagactaccttggcataggTATATCTAGGTTTGTTTTTGGAATACTgcctagctggttgcaatcgattcaaatcactgtctctcctagatagtgagaaacttgactgagcttctcTCTATCGTAGTGattaatggcaagtggaatggttaTGTGGATGATAAAATaattggctatggttactattgttatgctatttaattatataacacatgtttggcatatcttagttgctaatctagagatgaatagctataattaacttggtgaccgaattataaaatgtgtagTTCAACTagtagctttttatgcaaaatgatgtcaagctagctccacttataaagccttgcatgatccttggtgtcactttattttttgttcatgatgggtaagtctagctgagtaccttctcgtactcagggtttatttcccacttgttgcagatggtactatATACCATGGGTATTGCAACGATTGCTTCTCTcccaccgtggacgaggagtagggccaCATGTAAGGCTCTTCTATGTAGTcttatctatgatgcttttgttagACTTGATCACAAGCTAACATGTATTTGAACAAGTGGGTGTAATGTTGGTTTTAAAACTATTTTGCTTCCGCTATTGCagttgaacttggtattgtaataactaTATTTGAACTTCGATGTATGTTGAAGTACTTGAgaacttatgtaacatgtggcttgtatgttgaatcatgtatgatcttggttgtatgttggattatttgagatccttcgtgatactcgacggactatcgggtttatatgggcttaagtatgatagtgcgatcgctccggtggttgccattgtacttgtgctcttataaattggtcagttctaccaCAACTGCCTTCAGAGCCACCATAGATACCAACAATGCACAACGGAGTTGCCATCCAGCAACTAGAACTTATGCTCAAATCTCAATTACACTAAGGATAGCTTCAGGTCTTAATCAAATGGAAGAACTAGCCAGCTATAGAATCTTCATGGGAAAACTCTAAACTCTTCTAGAAGGTCTATCCAAACTTTTAGCTCGAGGATGAGCTGATTCTCTAGGTGGGGAGAGATGTGATGGATTGACAAAACCTATACCCGAAGGAGACAACATGACAAGGCTACATGCTAGTTAATTAGTGAAGGGCAATAGGCCCAGTTGTTATAGATTTAATCTAAATAGATGGTTAGTCTCTTGGTCTAGGCCCATTAGCAATTGTAACCCCCTTATATATATACTAGCCAttgctgcccgcgcttcgctgcgggtgatttGCTTGGTATAGGAAACCTCATAttgctaatatgttttctcatcatATTAGTACTTAAGGCTGGtgaggttggttgtcattacatggtgcctattctagtggaaagaagtatttgatggagttgggttCAAGCAACTAACGCACTTAGATTTGAAGTACAACATTGGATAGCATTACATTATAGGCAAAAATAGGGAAACTAAAACACAAATACTTTCCCTAACGGGAGGGTTTACAAAAAGTGATTCAGGATTCACTGTTCTTAGGTGAATCTACAACACGCGTCCAATAACTACAGGATGACAACAACGACAAGAGGAGCATCCCAAAGCAACTAATCCACCTTGAAACCACGCAGCTTGACTCCTATGCTCGGTGGCTTCTTTTATTGTACTGGATATGGATCTGCAACTTCTCGCGCTAATGTTTGAGTGAGAGGAACTAAGGGGtctgcttctaacacttctgaAGGTGGAGGCGCCGGCAGTTCCACATCAACGGTTCTCCTTGTTTCAgttgggtggatagggatcccctccaagatcggggcatcccgcATTTCATCAACCAGCGCCCTCCTGCTTGGCCCTAGTAAACAAATAGGCCTCACCCAGttgatgaacatgccgatcttcggcctccttcagagcttctgacaTTGCAGcctcccggctctcagcagctgcagcactggcatgcacttcggcgagctgcacctagagcatccgagtgaagatctcggcttcttcGGCAGCGCCGGAGGCACGCCCTCAACtctaaggcttgccggtcatactgcttcatccagagcaagcaggtacgtggttaagtgcaccacggtaggactatcttcttgcgcatcacgaccttgcaaagcctccatgcgagccatcCATGGCCGCCGATTCCTatccaagggtggaaagaacttcatgggggtacgggcaacgggctcttcatagagctggcaaaggtaccgcaaagctttgcgggccacaacctggtaagtgtcggtgaagctaaatccggttgcggtcacactccagccttcggtgatgtcggggaactcttcactcttcccaatgtaaacCGTAACCTCACACCGATCGGTGCCATGTTTTtgatactcacggccctcatactcgggacgatacTTGattccgagcttttgcagggtggcgtgcaggattctaggaaaaccctgaacgtttaggcagtaactactaacccaggttcCTGCCATTTCTGGTCGTGGCTACAAAGAAGGGCCAAgtaaaaagcttgctcaaagagAAAACCTAAGCGAACTAAAGTGCgacgagtggtggtaccaatggccaAGGCAGGCTTTGCTTATAAAGGCCGAGCGGTCTGTGGGCCTGGCGTGGTTCACTAGGGTTCTTGCGCGGGATTACTACGAACGAATCGACCAGATTTCActcgttcgaggcgagcgacgtgtggTGCCATTACTGAgtagtacgactgtagggcaagggtccgacaagagcgtagaaaaggggTACAAGGAGGCATGGGTCACTATTGACGTGGCTCATGGGCGAGCGCGGAGCACAACGGCACAGTGTAGACCTAACTATGTAACAAGCACGAGTAGGCCATGCAGACTACGGCacgtgtgacacctatggatggcgtagcTGCTAGTAATATGGGataacaatgcacaaacaggccATGCATTAATGCACGTCCTATGCGTTTGAGGTGAGCGATGTCTGAGGCCATTAAAGACTAATACGGTTGTAAGACAAGGTTCCGACAAGAACTCAAAAAAGAGTGCTACCGGCTAAGGCAGggtctgcttataaaggcagagcggtcTGTGGTCTTGGCGTGGTTCACCAGGGTTTCTACGTGTGATCACTATGAACAAATTGACCAAATTCCACGCGTTCGAGGCGAGTGACGTGCGGTGCCATTACTGAGTAGTACgattgcagggcaagggtccgacaagagtgcAGAAAAGGGGTACGAGGGGACGTGGTTCACTACTGACGCTACTAACGTGTCAACGCGGACCACGAAGGTACAGCGCGAGCATATTTCTGTAACAAGCAGGCGTAGGCCATGCACATAACGACATGTGTGGCACCTAAGGATGGCGTGTCTACTAACAATACGACACAATAATGCGCGTGCTACGTGGCTACACCTCAACTAACCACCTAGGTATGTAGTAGAATTTACAAGATTCTGTTCTCTGTGCCAGCATGCTGGCACTTACTGGGCCTCATCATTGTATACATATAAGTATATAGTTCCATTGATGCGCACGTTCGTGTGTTCACCAGAACGAAGTACATTGTACCGGCCATTAAGGACTAATACGGTTGCAAGACAAGGTTCCGACAAGAGGGAAAAAAGCGCGAGGAGACTTGGGTCATGGTAGGCGTAACCGCAAGCGACGCTAAGCACAAAGCCATTATGGTAGATGTAGTAATGGCGATCAACCTCAACCACCGACCATCCTGGGAGTAACGTGGCCATGCATGTGTCCTAAATCGTAGCAGTTTAAATGGTCGTGCATGGTCCTGCATATTACTTAGAAACTACCACAACGTCCCGACGAGTGCATACTACCTAGGTACTATTACAAATAGTACAGCTTGGACGGTGAAtcgtttttatctgatggtaaggagaagcgacattaaatgtgtccaccaacCACAACCACCGTTCCTCGCGCTTCGTTGCGGGTGATGTACTTGTTGTAAGAGATTCGAAGCGTTCCAAGTAGAGAGAGAGTACAACTAAGTGGCAAATGCCTTAACCTCTTTAGCGAGACGGCTAGACGATTTTTAGTACTAAGAAAAAGCACTGGAAAGTTCGGCCGGTAGAACCAGAGGGCTCCTGGCTACGTTAATGGCTTGTCACGGAACGGCCTCTAAGGAAAAAAAAATTGGGCCCGCAAAGCTAGGTCTGGCCCATTGGGCTTGTAGGGTTCCTGTCCCAGCGAGGTAGCGTGAGTCAAAGACCGGTCGCATCTTCTCCCAATCTCGCTGGGTTCGCAAGGCGGCCACACGCCGATGCCTCCAACAACACTCGCTTCGTCGTCTCCGCCGTGGTGCACGCCACCATGGTGGCACCGGCCGCGCGCCTCGTGGCCCGCCGCCTCCTCGGCCTTCGCTTCCGCGTCTGGGTCGGAAGTAATCGGCCGTCGTCTAGCCTCGTCTCCGGTTAGCCCTCTTCTCTCCCAAACCCTACCCCCACTATTTCCCCTAGACTAATCGTCTGATGTCCTCTGCGGGAAACTTTCCTTCCAGATCGCCGCAGCCTCTGGGGGCTCTGTCTCCAGCACCAGGGCCTTCTCCACTGGCTCCTAACTACGTGAGCACTTCTCGGATGCATTCCCCCCGCGTTTGCCTGATCTGTTTAGCGGTTGATAGGTCGGTGAGGTGGCAGACTGGCAGTAATGGGACTATATACTGGTAAGGCATCTGTTCAGTTTCTTTGCATAATCCATGATCTCCTAGCAAGGAGTATCGACTAAAGGAATTACTTTCTGGAATAGGGAACTTATTTAAGCAGGCCACATGAAAATAGAGTTTTGGTCAGCATAGAGTATCGACTAAAGGAACGATTTGTGCATGGCAAAATTTAAGCACAGCATCAGTGGCAGCGATCAGTGAAGCAAAGGTAGCTAATAAATTCCATGGAAGTTATATTATTATATCCTTTATATTGTAGCACTCCAGGGAGGCAAAGATTAACCTCTATGTGAATCGAACGAAGATGAATAATGTAGTCATGGAGAAAAGAGCTTTCGTGTTTTGCTATAACCTGAAAGTGATTTTGAGAATGTGGATACATTTTTTTTTCCAGCAAACTTCACGGCTTTGATTGGGCAGCAAATGCCATACAAGTAATCTTTAGCTTTGCCATTACCAATTTAGAGCATTTGCTAAAAAGTGCACTTGCTGGTGTTTAAGTAGCTGGACATGAAACCACACTACAATTAGTGAATCAAATTAAAAAATTTCAATTTTGAATTCATGGCCGATTCTTATCCAATCTTTATTATACCTGAATTTCTCTGAGTGCATGAGTGCTTCTCTGTTCTCTCAGGTCTTATTCAATGATTTCTTAGCCACTTTACCACTAGGAACATGATTCGGTGCATACTATTGATATATGAGATTGATCAACTGGTTATTGATGTAAGAATGACCACTTTACCTATGCTCAAAATTCAAGGTATAATAGTGTGAATATTTTTTTTCCCTGATTTTTCTCTCCAAACTGTGCAGGTTTGCAAAGAATTCTTTCCAAACTTATCCATTGGATATAAAGATCCTCGTGTCCGACTCCATGTTGGTGATGGTATGTTGAAAAGCTGGTGCCTGGTGGTATTTTATATGATTGTGATAGGTTGTAGGATATGCCACTATTGTTTATAGCCTCAGACATATCGTTTTCTGCAGGTCTTGATCTCTTATAGTTCATAGTATACTTGCTTTTGTTTTGCAGCTGTTGATTTCCTGAGGAATTCTCCTGAAGGAAAATATGATGCTATTATTGTCGATTCATCAGATCCAATTGGTGGGTTCTTGCTATCACATATTTTAGTAATAAGAAGTATAGAACTCTCTTGTACATTCGTTTATCACTTCATCCACATGTCATTCTTGATAAGGTTGCTTCTTGTTGATTTCTTTTGTTATCCTGTTATCTACAATAGCTGGTTTAGTATGCATGGGCACATTTGGAATGCAATATTTCATATGAAATTGTTCATTTACATGTGAGGGAACTTTTGTGGTGGTTCCAAACATAACCTCGCTATACCTAGTTGATTTGCACCTGTggccttttttaaaaaaaactaatatGCATTCGTAAAATCCACTTAATTGATACCTTTTGTCTGCACACTGTTTTAAATTCCTTTCATACTAATTATTACAGGGCCAGCATAGGAACTCGTGGAGAAACCATTTATTCAGACAATTGCTAGAGCTTTGAAGCCTGGCGGTGTTCTTTGTAATCTTGCTGAGAGCATGTGGCTGCACACACATCTAATCCAGGATATGCTTGCTATCTGTCAACAGACATTCAAGGGTGCCGTGCACTATGCCTGGACAAGTGTTCCAACATATCCCAGGTATTATGCACTAATATCCCAGGACATGCCTATTGTACAATGACCACAGGAACATTTTGTTTCAACAAGCTCAGCAACTGTTCAGGAAGGTTTTCTTGAAAAAAATGCACCTGCTGGTGTCTAAGTAGCTAGACATGAAACCACACTCCATTTAGTGACTCAAATTAAAACTTACCAATTTTTAATTCATGGACGATTTTATATCCAATCTTTATTGTAGCTGATTTTTTCTGAGTGCACGAGTCCTTCTCTGTTGTCTCAGGTCTTATTCAATGATTTCCTAGGTACCATAAATTCAGGGCCTGGCTCTGTTCAGTTGGCTGAAAAAATGACCGCTGCTGATGCTGATGCCCGTGCGTAACCGGCGGCGGCGGTTCCGCATGGAGGTAAGAACCGGCTGCTGTGGCTGCATATTGAACCTAGGGATTGTGATGGCACGACACACGGAGGCAACGCTAACCGGCGGCTGCTGTGCAGGGAGGCTCAAATGGGAAGGCCACGCCTACGACCGCAGCGGTGCTCGCCACAGGCTATAGGTGCTCATGTAAGTTTCTGGCTCCTCTTGCTTGGAATTTTACAAGAGTGCTAGCTAAGTCCACTGTTTTCGTGCCCCATGCCAGTAATTGTTGGGTGAATTTTGGCGTTGCGCATGTTTGTATTTGCCATTCCAATAGATGTTTATGGCAGGGCTTCAATTGCCAGCGCCAGGCGCGATCACAATCGCAGTCAACAAATAGATCTTTTGTACCTAACACCACACACAACTAATTTTCATTGGACATAACACAAGAATGGACAGTGGGTGTAACATACGAAGAACTATTTCTAACCAAAAAGGAAACTACAAACCCAAGGGGTAGTCCCTCTCAAAACAACTGTTCAGTGCCTAAGCAGCTAGGAAAAATGCTTCTTGTTGATCCCACGATGGTCGTTAGTTAGGGTGGCTGCCTCAACGCCGGCGGTGGCAGCAGCACCATCAGTACCTGGCACTGTCGCCACCAGAGGTGGTGCCGGCAGCACTCCTGGTACCTCGGTGCACACGAGGGGTGCGAGGAATGGAGCACACCTTCGGCCGTAGTCTGCAGCGATCACCCTGATGGTGGCTATGTCGAGGTGGATGCGAAGGTGGTCAGGGATGGCAGGGCGCTGGACGTCCGGGAAGTTGAACTTACGTTGTCTGGGGAGGCACTCACCATAGAAGCAGAACATGGCGGCATCATATGCCAGAGCCGCCTCAAGGGCATGCCTAAACCTGCCGATCCAGAGCCTGAGTCGTGTGTGTGGGATGCGGATCTCCGTAGCCCAGCTGCCCCAACTCCGCTCTCGTACGCCCGTCCAGCCTAGGCCCTTCTGTGGGCGACGGCGGTTGGACATTGTTGGCACCGTAGCGAGATGCCCTCCGCGGTGCTGTTGGGAACGTCCCCTCTTTGCTGGTGCTATGTTGCTGGTTGGCGTGGCTGCTGCGGGCATAGCTCACCACCTGCAGTGTGCAAGAAACTTGAGCGAGGGCAGAGTGGTGGTGTTGAGTGGAGACGAACAGGAGAGAGGGTGTGTTTTTAAACGCGCGTTCAGAGACAGGCCGGTGTACTGGTACCTGCCTGGCCAATTACTGAAGTACGAAGTAAAAAAACGGAGGGGACCATATTTCGATGTTTTGTAAGCACTGACTGGACCCTGAACCTACTGGTGTGATTGTGCTAGATTCTCTCCTCAGATAGTAAATGCATACACACATCGTTTCAGGATTCTATAGGTTGTTTTATTTGCTGGCAAACGTAGTTTTCTGGGTTTGTTCTTGTTCCTATGCTTGCTACTTGCAAGGCATTAGGACCTGCACCTCTTAGATCACAGTGGTTATTAGCACACAAGGTAAGTGGTGTTCTGATAAAGGTTTTTGGCGTGGGTGTATTGAGAGTGTTTCAGCCGGCGTTAATTTAGTTGTTCCGTTTTCTTGTATTTGTAAACAACTGATTAGAGGACCACTAAAATGAGCTGTCATTGGCCAGGCTCCAATGTGGCTGGGCATATTACCAGAGAATATATCTGGATTAGGGTGCGGTACTGCCGTTCCAATATAGAATATATGTCATCACAAGCACCCAACACACATATTTATCTCAAGGTGGCAAATAAGGCCATTGGACAGTACATATGCGAGAACACGCA is from Miscanthus floridulus cultivar M001 chromosome 7, ASM1932011v1, whole genome shotgun sequence and encodes:
- the LOC136465583 gene encoding ethylene-responsive transcription factor ERF015-like, which translates into the protein MSNRRRPQKGLGWTGVRERSWGSWATEIRIPHTRLRLWIGRFRHALEAALAYDAAMFCFYGECLPRQRKFNFPDVQRPAIPDHLRIHLDIATIRVIAADYGRRCAPFLAPLVCTEVPGVLPAPPLVATVPGTDGAAATAGVEAATLTNDHRGINKKHFS